In a single window of the Bacteroidota bacterium genome:
- a CDS encoding phytanoyl-CoA dioxygenase family protein, which translates to MITPDHTRQYKKDGYCLVKKYLDPSLLTEILNEARSIFDVQLRRNGISPGKNADLHSFELALFELFKKDYNGFLGSAKLVQHTLSMHRLAVSEKIDSALKKIGLSHPVICVKPIIFFNSKFLAKMEGHYKTPAHQDWRSMQGSLNSVVVWMPLVPIDKDLGAVEFVPGSHRHGLLESEKDDWYRHVNNAEITENSFVPAEVEPGDMVLFSAFLVHRSGNNITDRIRWSMHFRYNDVLDPSFAQRSFPHPYVIYRPEQEIITPGFPTKEDLDKTFS; encoded by the coding sequence GTGATCACACCCGACCACACCAGGCAATACAAAAAGGACGGATACTGTCTCGTAAAAAAATATCTCGATCCTTCTTTGCTGACTGAAATTCTAAATGAAGCGCGATCTATTTTCGATGTACAACTCCGGCGTAATGGAATTTCTCCCGGGAAAAACGCAGATCTCCATTCGTTTGAATTGGCTTTGTTCGAACTTTTCAAAAAAGATTACAATGGGTTTCTCGGCAGCGCAAAATTGGTTCAGCATACTTTATCCATGCATCGCCTTGCTGTGAGTGAAAAAATCGACTCGGCGCTGAAAAAAATCGGATTGAGCCATCCTGTTATTTGTGTGAAGCCCATTATTTTTTTCAATTCAAAATTTCTCGCAAAAATGGAAGGGCATTATAAAACACCGGCGCACCAGGATTGGAGAAGTATGCAGGGAAGCCTGAATTCAGTGGTGGTGTGGATGCCGCTTGTTCCTATTGATAAAGATCTTGGGGCTGTTGAATTTGTTCCCGGAAGTCACCGGCATGGATTGCTTGAAAGCGAAAAAGATGATTGGTATCGCCACGTGAATAATGCAGAGATCACTGAAAATAGTTTTGTTCCTGCAGAAGTTGAACCCGGAGATATGGTTCTCTTCTCCGCATTTCTCGTTCACCGTTCCGGAAATAATATTACGGATCGCATTCGCTGGTCAATGCATTTCCGCTATAATGATGTGCTCGATCCTTCTTTTGCACAGCGCAGTTTTCCGCATCCGTATGTTATCTATCGCCCGGAGCAGGAAATAATCACGCCCGGCTTTCCGACGAAGGAAGACCTGGATAAAACTTTTTCCTGA
- a CDS encoding FkbM family methyltransferase: MQERFISDLNQLEKGARIALYGAGAVGKYFLDQSEKTKHVKVVCFIDDQKKGERFGLPVIDPSQLDSFQPDLVLITTSYWREVRLKLQEVKWNSFAIGDPFFEEEKTEITICPARGTELKFHTPSRVLRFIADAFETIEPKTLDWIDSFSAGETMYDIGASNGMFAVYAAVKKNCCVVAFEPDAQNFSVLEMNHFLNNKKISTPIISLNVAASDKYDLGSFHAVNYGAGHHNKTLEKNSDLHTAYAHTQMVLTASLDKLITDFNLPEPDHVKIDVDGAEWNVMQGAAGRLASGKVRSWLIELREGTQEAENIFNLMQKNNYEMKERQKIAEIIGPPVEGVYNFLFLKKDEH; the protein is encoded by the coding sequence ATGCAAGAACGTTTCATCAGCGATCTGAACCAGTTGGAAAAAGGCGCACGCATCGCTTTGTATGGCGCCGGCGCAGTGGGAAAATATTTCCTGGATCAGTCTGAAAAAACAAAACATGTGAAAGTGGTTTGTTTCATTGACGATCAGAAAAAAGGAGAACGGTTTGGTTTGCCGGTTATCGACCCATCACAACTTGATTCTTTTCAACCCGATCTTGTTCTCATTACTACTTCTTATTGGCGGGAAGTGAGATTGAAACTCCAGGAAGTAAAATGGAATTCGTTCGCTATCGGAGATCCTTTTTTTGAAGAAGAGAAAACAGAAATAACAATTTGCCCTGCGCGGGGAACGGAGTTGAAATTTCACACACCGTCACGCGTGCTTCGGTTCATTGCCGATGCATTTGAAACGATCGAACCTAAAACGCTCGATTGGATCGATTCTTTTTCCGCCGGAGAAACGATGTACGATATCGGCGCCTCCAATGGAATGTTCGCCGTTTATGCTGCGGTGAAAAAAAATTGCTGTGTAGTTGCATTCGAACCCGATGCACAGAATTTTTCCGTACTTGAAATGAATCACTTTCTCAATAATAAAAAAATCAGCACGCCCATCATTTCTTTGAACGTTGCTGCTTCCGATAAATATGATCTCGGTTCATTTCACGCAGTGAATTACGGAGCCGGCCATCACAATAAAACGCTGGAAAAAAATTCTGATCTGCATACTGCTTATGCGCACACGCAAATGGTGCTTACCGCTTCGCTCGATAAACTCATTACTGATTTTAATTTGCCTGAACCTGATCATGTGAAGATCGATGTAGATGGAGCGGAGTGGAATGTGATGCAGGGAGCTGCAGGAAGACTTGCATCGGGAAAAGTGAGATCGTGGTTGATCGAATTACGGGAGGGCACACAGGAGGCGGAAAATATTTTCAACCTGATGCAAAAAAATAATTACGAGATGAAGGAACGACAGAAAATTGCGGAGATCATTGGTCCGCCTGTAGAAGGAGTTTACAATTTTCTATTTCTGAAAAAAGATGAGCACTGA
- a CDS encoding acyltransferase produces MDLKTLLMDPAIASDPEKVALLQNIVGLQNAMRDITLTRFDRANPFIEDITDWKERGERLFGKGKNITVYNSCTVVGKVEVGENTWIGPYTALDGTAGLKIGKGCSISSGVNIVSHDSVKWALSGGKNPYEYGPIEIGDFCFIGTGAFITRGVKIGKHCLVGAGAVVTKDIPDFSIALGVPAIVRGKVVVNGENVELIFHS; encoded by the coding sequence ATGGATTTGAAAACTCTTCTGATGGATCCGGCAATTGCCAGCGATCCCGAAAAGGTCGCGTTGCTGCAGAATATTGTGGGACTGCAAAATGCCATGCGAGATATTACGCTCACTCGCTTCGATCGCGCCAATCCTTTCATTGAAGATATCACCGACTGGAAAGAGCGGGGCGAACGTCTTTTCGGAAAAGGAAAAAATATTACGGTTTACAATTCATGCACAGTAGTTGGTAAAGTGGAAGTGGGTGAGAATACATGGATCGGCCCGTACACCGCGCTTGATGGAACCGCCGGATTGAAGATCGGGAAAGGATGTTCCATTTCTTCAGGTGTAAATATTGTTTCGCACGATTCGGTGAAGTGGGCGCTTAGTGGAGGAAAAAATCCGTATGAATATGGACCCATCGAGATCGGCGATTTTTGTTTTATAGGAACAGGAGCGTTCATTACAAGAGGTGTGAAGATCGGAAAGCATTGCCTCGTGGGAGCAGGAGCGGTGGTCACAAAAGATATTCCTGATTTTTCGATTGCGCTGGGTGTGCCTGCGATCGTCAGGGGAAAAGTGGTGGTGAACGGAGAAAATGTGGAATTAATTTTTCATTCCTGA